One genomic region from Curtobacterium sp. 9128 encodes:
- a CDS encoding zinc-dependent metalloprotease: MPDEPQPGPDDDFQEMLRKLLSGEGQIDPSQLAGAAGLPNDPAFVANLMSQLQRAAQDGGDGIDFSVTAERATAIAKDGQHGVDPATSQASDQAFQVAALWLDEVTTVAELTATPSLYTREQWAKATAPVWTQIAEPVADSIATALTEAIDQRAPEELKAMLGDVSKAMRGVGGALFAIQLGQVVGQLSKEVVSGGDVGVPLLDEQVAALLPQNVAEFAEGLDVQEDEVRIYLAVRELAHARLFRSARWLRLHIISSITEYARGIHIPFDRVEELAADIDPTDQEQLRDALASGALIPPRTPEQDAALARLETMLALVEGWVDTVTAAATARLPRSGAIAETVRRRRAAGGPAESAFATLVGLELRPRRLREAAAMWQRVTDELGAEQRDALWAAFDLVPVSDDIDFPDALVARLRNPGQSAADDEFDRALEDLLNDTTGDRPHEDESGGIESGDGSGPDDESGDDESGGAGPRGPSGSPQI, encoded by the coding sequence ATGCCTGATGAACCGCAGCCGGGGCCGGACGACGACTTCCAGGAGATGCTCCGCAAGCTCCTGTCCGGGGAAGGCCAGATCGACCCGTCGCAGCTCGCCGGCGCGGCCGGTCTGCCGAACGACCCGGCCTTCGTCGCCAACCTGATGAGCCAGCTCCAGCGTGCGGCGCAGGACGGCGGGGACGGCATCGACTTCTCGGTCACTGCAGAACGCGCCACCGCGATCGCGAAGGACGGCCAGCACGGGGTCGACCCGGCGACGTCGCAGGCGAGCGACCAGGCGTTCCAGGTCGCCGCGCTCTGGCTCGACGAGGTGACCACCGTGGCCGAGCTGACCGCGACCCCGAGTCTCTACACCCGGGAGCAATGGGCGAAGGCGACAGCACCCGTGTGGACGCAGATCGCCGAGCCCGTCGCGGACAGCATCGCGACCGCGCTGACCGAGGCCATCGACCAGCGCGCCCCGGAAGAGCTCAAGGCCATGCTCGGCGACGTGTCGAAGGCGATGCGCGGCGTCGGCGGCGCACTGTTCGCGATCCAGCTCGGTCAGGTGGTCGGGCAGCTCTCGAAGGAGGTCGTGTCCGGCGGCGACGTCGGCGTGCCCCTGCTGGACGAGCAAGTCGCGGCCCTCCTCCCCCAGAACGTGGCCGAGTTCGCCGAGGGCCTCGACGTGCAGGAGGACGAGGTCCGCATCTACCTCGCCGTCCGCGAGCTCGCACACGCCAGGCTCTTCCGCTCCGCGCGCTGGCTCCGCCTGCACATCATCTCCTCGATCACGGAGTACGCCCGCGGCATCCACATCCCGTTCGACCGCGTCGAGGAACTCGCAGCGGACATCGACCCGACCGACCAGGAGCAGCTCCGCGACGCCCTGGCGTCCGGTGCACTGATCCCGCCGCGCACCCCGGAGCAGGACGCGGCGCTGGCACGCCTGGAGACGATGCTCGCGCTCGTCGAGGGCTGGGTCGACACGGTCACCGCGGCCGCCACGGCACGCCTCCCGCGTTCCGGCGCGATCGCGGAGACGGTCCGCCGTCGCCGCGCAGCCGGTGGTCCGGCCGAGTCGGCGTTCGCCACGCTGGTCGGCCTCGAGCTCCGTCCCCGTCGCCTCCGGGAAGCAGCCGCCATGTGGCAGCGGGTCACGGACGAGCTCGGCGCCGAGCAGCGGGACGCGCTCTGGGCGGCGTTCGACCTGGTCCCCGTGTCCGACGACATCGACTTCCCCGACGCACTCGTCGCCCGGCTCCGCAACCCCGGGCAGAGCGCCGCGGACGACGAGTTCGACCGGGCGCTCGAGGACCTGCTCAACGACACGACCGGCGACCGCCCGCACGAGGACGAGTCGGGCGGGATCGAGTCGGGCGACGGTTCGGGTCCCGACGACGAGTCGGGCGACGACGAGTCGGGCGGCGCCGGGCCGAGGGGTCCGTCGGGTTCTCCACAGATCTGA
- a CDS encoding S16 family serine protease, which translates to MTLFAPAPRRRSRTRTVGWAFVVGAVVLAIIASVLPSPYVIELPGPVFNTIGTQRQGTGKDAKDVKLIQVDGHQTYPTAGALDMLTVSVEGTATQRPAWTSVIRALFTKSQAVVPASAIYPPGTTTEQVNKQDAADMSNSQQSAVAAALIQQGFAIPTTLEVGTVQDGSAADGTIRKGDVITAFDGTSLTTNADATTLREAVAKHGTSSPATVTITRDGASKDVTVTPRDESGTALLGVGVVEHYDFPFDVSIKLQDVGGPSAGMMFALGIIDEITPGKLNGGKHVAGTGTITADGEVGPIGGIRQKLYGAKDAGATVFLAPADNCDEVVGHVPDGLDVYSVKTLDQAVTDLDTIASGKSTAGLATCGS; encoded by the coding sequence TTGACCCTCTTCGCGCCCGCCCCCCGCCGCCGCTCCCGCACCAGGACCGTCGGGTGGGCGTTCGTCGTCGGGGCCGTCGTGCTGGCGATCATCGCGAGCGTGCTCCCGAGTCCGTACGTCATCGAGCTGCCCGGTCCGGTCTTCAACACGATCGGCACCCAACGGCAGGGGACCGGCAAGGACGCGAAGGACGTCAAGCTCATCCAGGTCGACGGGCACCAGACGTACCCGACCGCCGGCGCGCTCGACATGCTCACGGTGAGCGTCGAGGGCACGGCCACGCAGCGCCCCGCCTGGACGAGCGTCATCCGGGCCCTGTTCACGAAGTCCCAGGCCGTCGTCCCCGCGTCGGCGATCTACCCCCCTGGTACCACGACCGAACAGGTGAACAAGCAGGACGCCGCCGACATGTCGAACTCGCAGCAGTCCGCCGTCGCGGCCGCACTCATCCAACAGGGCTTCGCGATCCCGACGACGCTCGAGGTCGGCACCGTGCAGGACGGCTCCGCCGCCGACGGCACGATCCGGAAGGGCGACGTCATCACGGCGTTCGACGGCACGTCGCTCACGACGAACGCCGACGCGACCACCCTCCGGGAAGCCGTGGCGAAGCACGGGACGTCCAGCCCCGCGACGGTCACGATCACCCGCGACGGCGCGTCGAAGGACGTGACGGTCACCCCGCGCGACGAGAGCGGCACCGCGCTGCTCGGTGTCGGTGTGGTCGAGCACTACGACTTCCCGTTCGACGTGTCGATCAAGCTCCAGGACGTCGGCGGGCCGTCGGCCGGCATGATGTTCGCCCTCGGGATCATCGACGAGATCACGCCGGGCAAGCTCAACGGCGGCAAGCACGTCGCCGGCACCGGCACGATCACCGCCGACGGCGAGGTCGGTCCGATCGGCGGCATCCGCCAGAAGCTCTACGGCGCGAAGGACGCGGGCGCGACCGTCTTCCTCGCACCGGCGGACAACTGCGACGAGGTCGTCGGACACGTCCCCGACGGACTCGACGTCTACTCCGTGAAGACGCTGGACCAGGCGGTCACCGACCTCGACACCATCGCGAGCGGGAAGAGCACGGCCGGTCTGGCGACCTGCGGGTCCTGA
- a CDS encoding UPF0182 family protein: MVTIIVLAALVIAFFIFASLYTDYAWFAQLGFQNVLTTRWLAGGLMFVAGFLGMAVPVYVSILLAFRFRPVYAKLGSQLDRYQQVIEPLRRVVMIGIPVVLGVFAGLATAPRWSMVLEYFNRTPFGKTDPQFGLDIAFYVFELPFWRSVVAYSSAVVLIAGLAALAASYLYGAMRFGGREVRISRAARVQLAITAAVYIALQALSLWFDQYAALTKDNSLITGAQYTEVNATIPGREIMAGIAAIVAILFIVTAIIGRWRISIVGTGLLLVSAIVIGGIYPWIVQRLQVAPSERSFESAYIQRNIDATRDAYDVSGVKESNYDATTETATGALAEDAQTTTNIRLIDPKIVSDTFSQLQQSRQYYQFPDELDVDRYNIKGQTEDTVIAVRDIDLDGLSSAANTQYNRTFVYTHGFGVTAAYGNQRASDGKPVFLESGIPSTGALGDYQQRVYFGETSPPYSIVGAPKGSKNVELDYPSGSDSADDNGGNATTTYQGNGGPSIGNFFNRLVYAAKFQSEQILLSNAVNKDSQILYDRDPIKRVQKVAPYLTTDSDAYPAIVDHRLQWIVDGYTTSDAYPYSQSQSLSDSIAGTESSTFRTDQVNYIRNSVKATVDAYTGKVTLYAWDTKDPVLKTWQKIFPTSMKPVSSMSAELLDHVRYPTDLFKVQRSILGTYHVTNANSFYSGDDAWTTPSDPTTGSSDSDTSSDTSTTTTALGTQTTATRADLQDPYYLTMKVPGQGTAYSLYTTYIPQQTGSNARNVLTGYLAVDSDAGGAGKGKRASGYGKLTLLTIPKTDNIPGPLQVQNLFNSDTTVSQELNILKRGNSTVKQGNLLTLPVGGGFLYVQPVYVQSTSSGSYPLLQKVLVAFGDKIAFEDTLDEALNQLFGGDSGAAAGDQGAASGSGSSSGSDNGSDNGSSDSGSSSGSGSTGGSGSTSTNPAVQQALDDANAALQDRQQAYADNDLVAAAEADKRLQEAIQAAIDAEASSSSGN; encoded by the coding sequence GTGGTCACGATCATCGTGCTCGCAGCACTGGTGATCGCCTTCTTCATCTTCGCGAGCCTGTACACGGACTACGCATGGTTCGCCCAGCTGGGCTTCCAGAACGTGCTGACGACCAGGTGGCTCGCCGGCGGGCTGATGTTCGTCGCCGGCTTCCTCGGCATGGCCGTGCCGGTGTACGTCAGCATCCTGCTCGCGTTCCGGTTCCGGCCGGTCTACGCGAAGCTCGGCTCGCAGCTCGACCGGTACCAGCAGGTCATCGAACCGCTCCGCCGTGTCGTGATGATCGGCATCCCGGTGGTCCTCGGCGTCTTCGCCGGGCTCGCCACCGCTCCGCGCTGGAGCATGGTCCTCGAGTACTTCAACCGGACGCCGTTCGGCAAGACCGACCCGCAGTTCGGGCTGGACATCGCCTTCTACGTCTTCGAGCTGCCGTTCTGGCGCTCCGTCGTGGCGTACTCGTCCGCCGTCGTGCTCATCGCCGGCCTGGCCGCGCTCGCCGCCAGCTACCTGTACGGCGCGATGCGTTTCGGCGGGCGAGAGGTCCGCATCTCCCGCGCCGCCCGCGTGCAGCTCGCGATCACCGCCGCGGTCTACATCGCGCTGCAGGCCCTCAGCCTGTGGTTCGACCAGTACGCGGCGCTGACCAAGGACAACTCGCTCATCACCGGTGCGCAGTACACCGAGGTGAACGCCACGATCCCGGGTCGCGAGATCATGGCGGGCATCGCGGCGATCGTCGCGATCCTGTTCATCGTCACGGCGATCATCGGCCGCTGGCGGATCTCGATCGTCGGCACCGGGCTGCTGCTCGTGTCGGCGATCGTCATCGGCGGCATCTACCCGTGGATCGTGCAGCGCCTGCAGGTCGCACCGAGCGAGCGCTCGTTCGAGTCGGCGTACATCCAGCGGAACATCGACGCCACCCGCGACGCGTACGACGTCTCCGGGGTCAAGGAGTCGAACTACGACGCCACGACCGAGACGGCCACCGGTGCCCTCGCCGAGGACGCGCAGACGACCACGAACATCCGGCTCATCGACCCGAAGATCGTCTCGGACACGTTCAGCCAGCTCCAGCAGTCCCGGCAGTACTACCAGTTCCCGGACGAGCTCGACGTCGACCGCTACAACATCAAGGGCCAGACCGAGGACACCGTCATCGCGGTCCGCGACATCGACCTGGACGGACTGAGCAGCGCGGCGAACACGCAGTACAACCGCACGTTCGTGTACACCCACGGCTTCGGTGTGACCGCGGCGTACGGCAACCAGCGCGCGAGCGACGGCAAGCCGGTGTTCCTCGAGTCGGGCATCCCGTCCACCGGGGCACTGGGGGACTACCAGCAGCGCGTGTACTTCGGTGAGACCTCGCCGCCGTACTCCATCGTCGGCGCACCGAAGGGCTCGAAGAACGTCGAGCTCGACTACCCGTCCGGCTCGGACAGCGCCGACGACAACGGCGGCAACGCGACCACCACGTACCAGGGCAACGGCGGGCCGAGCATCGGCAACTTCTTCAACCGGCTCGTCTACGCGGCGAAGTTCCAGTCGGAGCAGATCCTGCTGTCGAACGCGGTCAACAAGGACTCGCAGATCCTCTACGACCGTGACCCGATCAAGCGCGTCCAGAAGGTGGCGCCGTACCTGACGACCGACAGCGACGCCTACCCCGCGATCGTCGACCACCGCCTGCAGTGGATCGTCGACGGCTACACCACCTCGGACGCGTACCCGTACTCGCAGAGCCAGAGCCTGTCCGACAGCATCGCCGGCACCGAGTCGTCGACCTTCCGGACCGATCAGGTCAACTACATCCGGAACTCGGTGAAGGCCACGGTCGACGCGTACACGGGCAAGGTCACGCTGTACGCGTGGGACACCAAGGACCCGGTGCTGAAGACCTGGCAGAAGATCTTCCCGACGTCGATGAAGCCGGTGTCGAGCATGAGCGCCGAGCTCCTCGACCACGTGCGGTACCCGACCGACCTGTTCAAGGTGCAGCGCTCGATCCTCGGGACCTACCACGTCACCAACGCGAACTCGTTCTACTCGGGTGACGACGCCTGGACGACCCCGTCCGACCCGACGACCGGGTCGAGCGACAGCGACACCAGCAGTGACACGAGCACGACGACGACCGCCCTCGGAACGCAGACGACGGCGACCAGGGCGGACCTGCAGGACCCGTACTACCTCACGATGAAGGTGCCCGGGCAGGGGACCGCCTACTCGCTGTACACGACGTACATCCCGCAGCAGACCGGGTCCAACGCCCGGAACGTGCTGACCGGCTACCTCGCCGTCGACTCCGACGCGGGAGGTGCAGGCAAGGGCAAACGGGCGTCGGGCTACGGCAAGCTGACGCTGTTGACGATCCCCAAGACCGACAACATCCCGGGGCCGCTGCAGGTGCAGAACCTGTTCAACTCGGACACCACGGTGTCGCAAGAGCTGAACATCCTGAAGCGCGGGAACAGCACCGTGAAGCAGGGCAACCTGCTGACGCTCCCGGTTGGCGGCGGGTTCCTCTACGTCCAGCCGGTGTACGTGCAGTCGACGTCGAGCGGTTCCTACCCGCTGTTGCAGAAGGTCCTCGTGGCCTTCGGTGACAAGATCGCGTTCGAGGACACCCTCGACGAGGCGCTCAACCAGCTCTTCGGTGGTGACTCCGGCGCTGCCGCGGGTGACCAGGGTGCCGCGAGCGGCTCCGGTTCGTCGAGTGGGTCGGACAACGGCTCGGACAACGGGTCCTCGGACTCGGGGTCGAGCTCGGGATCCGGGTCGACGGGCGGCAGTGGATCGACGTCGACGAACCCAGCCGTGCAGCAGGCCCTCGACGACGCGAACGCCGCACTGCAGGACCGCCAGCAGGCCTACGCGGACAACGACCTCGTTGCGGCTGCGGAGGCGGACAAGCGCCTGCAGGAGGCGATCCAGGCAGCCATCGACGCCGAGGCGAGCAGCAGCTCCGGCAACTGA
- a CDS encoding TetR family transcriptional regulator, which translates to MSDTSTDRRPGLRDITRDAVRARIAAVAIARFDADGFDRVTVEQVAAEAGISARSFHRYFPAKEDAVIGEPARHREALAAAFGSRPSDEPVWIALREAFVEMVGRGGDDRETDRRSIRVMTSAPSLRARNLEKHQAWAEVLVPLVVDRLVGRDLDLRARTIVQAALGCFDVAITAWATGPERDVSGLLRRSFDVLDVR; encoded by the coding sequence ATGAGCGACACGAGCACCGATCGGCGCCCGGGCCTGCGGGACATCACCCGCGACGCCGTCCGCGCGCGCATCGCCGCCGTCGCCATCGCCCGGTTCGACGCCGACGGGTTCGACCGCGTCACCGTCGAGCAGGTCGCGGCAGAGGCCGGGATCTCCGCTCGGAGCTTCCACCGGTACTTCCCCGCGAAGGAGGACGCGGTGATCGGCGAGCCCGCGCGGCACCGCGAGGCACTGGCTGCGGCGTTCGGTTCCCGGCCGTCCGACGAACCGGTGTGGATCGCCCTGCGGGAGGCGTTCGTCGAGATGGTCGGACGCGGTGGGGACGATCGGGAGACCGACCGTCGCTCCATCCGTGTCATGACGAGTGCCCCGTCGCTCCGCGCCCGCAACCTCGAGAAGCACCAGGCGTGGGCAGAGGTGCTGGTGCCGCTCGTCGTGGACCGTCTCGTCGGGCGCGACCTGGACCTCCGCGCGCGGACGATCGTGCAGGCGGCGCTGGGGTGCTTCGACGTCGCGATCACCGCATGGGCGACCGGGCCCGAGCGGGACGTGAGCGGCCTCCTGCGTCGGTCGTTCGACGTGCTCGACGTCCGCTGA
- a CDS encoding aldo/keto reductase, translating to MEHRTLGQQGLVVGAVGYGAMGTTFAYGPGDDTESIAAIRRAHELGVTHFDTAELYGWGTGERLLGTALAPIRDEVTIATKFGFTPETFAPNSQLDHIREVVDASLVNLGTDSIDLLYQHVHDPAVPIEDVVGVMQEYVQAGKVRYLGLSNTDEDSIRRANAVHPISVLQTEYSIFSRESEDLFPVVDELGIGLVAYSPLARGFLSGSVGPRSSYAQDDIRQFLDWWTPGHYEANTAVVAGLTELADAKGISLSQLALAWILAQREDIVPIPGSRNPGRVAENVAAAEITFTEDELARIDALGHGVRGKRAG from the coding sequence ATGGAACACCGCACCCTCGGTCAGCAGGGTCTCGTCGTCGGCGCCGTCGGCTACGGGGCCATGGGCACGACGTTCGCCTACGGTCCCGGCGACGACACGGAGTCGATCGCCGCGATCCGGCGCGCGCACGAGCTCGGCGTCACCCACTTCGACACCGCGGAGCTCTACGGGTGGGGCACCGGTGAGCGACTGCTCGGCACGGCACTCGCCCCGATCCGCGACGAGGTCACCATCGCGACCAAGTTCGGCTTCACGCCGGAGACCTTCGCGCCGAACTCGCAGCTCGACCACATCCGCGAGGTCGTGGACGCCAGCCTCGTGAACCTCGGCACGGACTCGATCGACCTGCTCTACCAGCACGTCCACGACCCCGCCGTGCCGATCGAGGACGTCGTCGGCGTCATGCAGGAGTACGTCCAGGCCGGCAAAGTGCGGTACCTCGGCCTCTCGAACACCGACGAGGACAGCATCCGCCGCGCGAACGCCGTCCACCCGATCTCGGTGCTCCAGACGGAGTACTCGATCTTCTCGCGTGAGTCGGAGGACCTCTTCCCCGTCGTCGACGAACTCGGGATCGGCCTCGTCGCGTACTCACCCCTCGCCCGCGGGTTCCTCAGCGGCTCGGTCGGACCACGGAGCAGCTACGCCCAGGACGACATCCGGCAGTTCCTCGACTGGTGGACCCCCGGCCACTACGAGGCGAACACCGCCGTCGTCGCGGGCCTGACCGAACTGGCCGATGCGAAGGGGATCTCGCTGTCGCAGCTGGCCCTCGCGTGGATCCTCGCGCAGCGGGAGGACATCGTGCCGATCCCGGGATCGCGGAACCCCGGACGGGTCGCGGAGAACGTCGCAGCAGCCGAGATCACCTTCACGGAGGACGAGCTCGCCCGCATCGACGCGCTCGGTCACGGGGTGCGCGGCAAGCGCGCGGGCTGA